In Streptomyces showdoensis, the following proteins share a genomic window:
- a CDS encoding deoxynucleoside kinase, whose translation MSVICVGGMIGIGKTSVAELLAKELGSEVFYESVDDNPILPLFYTASPEEIQAKRYPFLLQLYFLQTRFASIKEAYRQGDNVLDRSIYEDWYFAKVNHDLGRISSLEMQVYEGLLNEMMREIDGLPYRKAPDLMVYLKADFETVLKRIGLRGRDFEQDEALVEYYRTLWSGYDEWVHRHYAASEVLVIDMNRTDVVNDAADAARVVREVKDALAAARNRG comes from the coding sequence ATGTCGGTGATCTGCGTCGGAGGCATGATCGGGATCGGCAAGACGAGCGTGGCCGAGCTGCTCGCCAAGGAGCTCGGCAGCGAGGTCTTCTACGAGAGCGTGGACGACAACCCGATCCTGCCGCTCTTCTACACGGCGAGCCCCGAGGAGATCCAGGCCAAGCGCTACCCCTTCCTGCTCCAGCTCTACTTCCTGCAGACGCGGTTCGCCTCGATCAAGGAGGCGTACCGGCAGGGCGACAACGTCCTCGACCGCTCGATCTACGAGGACTGGTACTTCGCCAAGGTCAACCACGACCTGGGCCGCATCAGCTCCCTCGAGATGCAGGTGTACGAGGGCCTGCTGAACGAGATGATGCGGGAGATCGACGGCCTGCCGTACCGCAAGGCTCCCGACCTGATGGTCTACCTCAAGGCGGACTTCGAGACGGTGCTCAAGCGCATCGGGCTGCGCGGCCGCGACTTCGAGCAGGACGAGGCCCTCGTCGAGTACTACCGCACGCTGTGGTCCGGCTACGACGAGTGGGTCCACCGGCACTACGCGGCCAGCGAGGTCCTCGTGATCGACATGAACCGCACCGACGTGGTCAACGACGCCGCGGACGCGGCCCGCGTGGTGCGCGAGGTCAAGGACGCCCTGGCCGCCGCCAGGAACCGCGGCTGA
- a CDS encoding GH1 family beta-glucosidase — protein MTDDASVIDLLPPDFRLGAATSAFQIEGAASEDGRTPSIWDTFCRVPGAVAGGDTGDVACDHYHRMPEDVALLASLGLDGYRFSVSWPRVQPGGRGPVNPAGLGFYDRLVDELLGRGVTPWLTLYHWDLPQELQDAGGWPARDTAFRFADYAELVYDRLGDRVTHWTTLNEPFCSAVLGHVEGVHAPGGRSLADGVRAVHHLHLGHGLAVRRLRSAARRPLDLAVTHLLGTSGPATDSAADREAARRADAFGFRFYLDPILRGRYPRDLIDDLAAHRVEIPVRDGDLETISAPFDTLGVNYYRSLRSSGVDEHGSPTDSRGLPVTRGVPHGGLPVTGLGWEVMPHDLTALLLRVARDYPGTPMVVTESGAAYEDRPDADGFVEDTERTAYLAAHLAAVSRARASGADVRGYFVWSLLDNFEWAEGYAGRFGIVRVDRSTQLRTPKRSALWLRDTALRLRARRAGGAG, from the coding sequence ATGACCGACGACGCGTCCGTGATCGACCTGCTGCCGCCGGACTTCCGGCTCGGCGCCGCCACCTCCGCCTTCCAGATCGAGGGCGCCGCCTCCGAGGACGGCCGGACCCCCTCCATCTGGGACACCTTCTGCCGGGTGCCGGGAGCGGTCGCGGGCGGCGACACCGGCGACGTGGCCTGCGACCACTACCACCGGATGCCCGAGGACGTGGCGCTGCTCGCCTCGCTCGGACTGGACGGCTACCGCTTCTCCGTCTCCTGGCCCCGGGTCCAGCCCGGCGGCCGGGGCCCGGTCAACCCGGCCGGGCTCGGCTTCTACGACCGGCTCGTCGACGAGCTCCTCGGCCGCGGGGTCACCCCCTGGCTCACCCTCTACCACTGGGACCTGCCGCAGGAGCTCCAGGACGCCGGCGGCTGGCCGGCCCGGGACACCGCCTTCCGGTTCGCCGACTACGCCGAGCTCGTGTACGACCGGCTCGGCGACCGCGTGACCCACTGGACCACGCTCAACGAGCCCTTCTGCTCGGCGGTCCTCGGCCATGTCGAGGGCGTCCACGCGCCCGGCGGCCGCTCGCTCGCCGACGGCGTCCGGGCCGTCCACCACCTGCACCTCGGACACGGCCTCGCCGTCCGGCGGCTGCGCTCCGCCGCCCGCCGCCCCCTCGACCTCGCCGTCACCCACCTGCTGGGCACCAGCGGCCCCGCCACGGACTCCGCCGCCGACCGGGAGGCGGCCCGCCGGGCCGACGCCTTCGGCTTCCGCTTCTACCTCGACCCGATCCTGCGCGGCCGCTACCCGCGGGACCTGATCGACGACCTCGCGGCCCACCGGGTCGAGATCCCCGTCCGCGACGGCGACCTGGAGACCATCTCCGCGCCCTTCGACACCCTGGGCGTGAACTACTACCGCTCCCTGCGCAGCTCGGGCGTGGACGAGCACGGCTCCCCGACCGACTCCCGCGGCCTCCCCGTCACGCGGGGCGTCCCGCACGGCGGCCTCCCGGTCACCGGCCTCGGCTGGGAGGTCATGCCCCACGACCTCACCGCGCTCCTGCTGCGCGTCGCGCGCGACTATCCGGGCACCCCGATGGTCGTCACGGAGAGCGGCGCCGCCTACGAGGACCGTCCGGACGCGGACGGTTTCGTCGAGGACACGGAGCGCACCGCCTACCTCGCCGCGCACCTGGCGGCCGTCTCCCGGGCCCGTGCCTCCGGAGCCGACGTCCGGGGGTACTTCGTCTGGTCCCTGCTCGACAACTTCGAGTGGGCGGAGGGCTACGCGGGGCGCTTCGGGATCGTCCGCGTCGACCGCTCGACCCAGCTCCGCACCCCCAAGCGCAGCGCGCTGTGGCTGCGTGACACGGCGCTCAGGCTGCGCGCCCGCCGGGCGGGCGGGGCCGGGTAG
- a CDS encoding MFS transporter, which yields MSAPPTAARSEQGHGHRPHRNFRLLLVGETTSKLGTSVTSVLLPLVAVTTLHASPFMMGVLTAAPWLPWLVIGLPAGAWVDRLAPRPVMLVCNAVSAAVFVSVPVTWWLGALTMGHVLAAALVSGAASVFFSTAYSAYLPRLVPADALMGRNAQLQAGDQAARVAGPGLGGLIAQTVGSVPGLLLDAASFVVSSLCLTLIRSDGPRPAPAPRRRLGREIADGLRFVVGDPWVRAVTGFGAAVNLAMAGFQAVQIVFLVRTVGVGSDTLGWLVSCGGLGGVLGGLAAGRLARRLGTARALLVVQCAAAPFGLLAALAAPGPRLAFFVLGTVVMFAGVVACNVVIVSFRQAYCPPELLGRVTATTLFLNYSTIPLGALLGGSLASLLGARVTMGVVAVALLAAVGFLVAGPLRGLRDLPGPPAADG from the coding sequence GTGTCCGCCCCGCCCACCGCCGCACGGTCCGAGCAGGGCCACGGCCACCGTCCGCACCGGAACTTCCGGCTGTTGCTCGTCGGCGAGACCACCAGCAAGCTGGGCACCAGCGTGACCTCCGTCCTGCTGCCGCTCGTGGCCGTCACCACCCTCCACGCCTCGCCGTTCATGATGGGCGTCCTCACCGCCGCGCCGTGGCTGCCCTGGCTGGTGATCGGACTGCCGGCCGGGGCCTGGGTCGACCGGCTCGCGCCGCGGCCGGTGATGCTCGTGTGCAACGCCGTCTCCGCGGCGGTGTTCGTGAGCGTGCCGGTCACCTGGTGGCTGGGGGCGCTGACCATGGGGCACGTCCTCGCGGCCGCGCTGGTCTCCGGTGCCGCCTCGGTCTTCTTCTCCACCGCGTACTCGGCGTATCTGCCCCGGCTGGTCCCCGCGGACGCCCTGATGGGACGCAACGCGCAGTTACAGGCGGGGGACCAGGCCGCGAGGGTGGCGGGCCCCGGGCTCGGCGGGCTGATCGCCCAGACCGTGGGCAGCGTTCCGGGGCTGCTGCTCGACGCCGCCTCCTTCGTGGTGTCCTCGCTCTGCCTCACGCTCATCCGCTCCGACGGGCCGCGCCCCGCCCCGGCGCCCCGGCGCCGGCTGGGCCGCGAGATCGCGGACGGCCTGCGCTTCGTCGTCGGCGATCCCTGGGTCCGGGCCGTCACCGGCTTCGGCGCGGCGGTCAACCTGGCGATGGCGGGCTTCCAGGCCGTCCAGATCGTCTTCCTCGTACGGACCGTCGGCGTCGGTTCCGACACCCTCGGCTGGCTCGTCTCCTGCGGCGGTCTCGGCGGAGTGCTCGGCGGCCTCGCGGCCGGGAGGCTCGCCCGGCGCCTGGGCACGGCACGCGCCCTGCTGGTCGTCCAGTGCGCCGCAGCGCCCTTCGGCCTGCTCGCCGCACTCGCCGCTCCCGGGCCGAGGCTGGCGTTCTTCGTGCTCGGCACCGTCGTCATGTTCGCCGGGGTGGTGGCCTGCAACGTCGTCATCGTCAGCTTCCGCCAGGCCTACTGCCCGCCGGAGCTGCTGGGACGGGTCACCGCCACCACCCTGTTCCTGAACTACAGCACCATCCCGCTGGGCGCCCTCCTGGGCGGCTCCCTCGCCTCGCTCCTGGGCGCCCGCGTCACGATGGGGGTGGTCGCCGTCGCGCTGCTGGCCGCCGTCGGCTTCCTGGTGGCGGGTCCGCTGCGTGGCCTCCGCGACCTCCCGGGCCCGCCCGCCGCCGACGGCTGA
- a CDS encoding M9 family metallopeptidase, with protein sequence MLGAAVFLSLGLLAPQSQAAPVGATAQAGPNAAGAAAPAPRAIPVPKSPHAISDNPRFRLSSQDGTEETAPRPAPAVRPSKTSKLSSAAAADACGDLSGVVNATGAALVQQLKALPQITCTYPLFNLTGDDARKAFREAQMVTVANALRDDAATYAGDNRTSTGQLVMFLRAGYYVQDNNADVVGAYGPALQGAARGALDAFFAAPRSKDVTDANGQILNEVVTLIDSTHEAGRYAPVVKWMLAGYTGSWPGQMNLAMQHVEWVVENGFKAKNDARGWRAALKADPAILDTWAGFITRNGAELNRLDVVSNVGRHLGYALDVPELKDRVRPLLKDLINRYPNVGPTAPITMNLGWATRQFDKGNCAAYAICDLGQRVLPSVLPIQHTCTPGLKIRAQDMSPGQLASTCTSLVEQDAYFHRIIGDKGAIPGDVNTNLEVVAFDDYTQYALYAWAIYDIDVDNGGMYEEGNPAVPGNQARFIAHEASWLRPAFQIWNLNHEYTHYLDGRFNMYGDFEAGMTTPTIWWVEGIAENISYGYRNERNADAIAEAAKKTYKLSDLFDTVYGQEEDPEVNSNRVYRWGWLAVRYMLQKHPADVQTVLGAYRTGDWTGARTFLKQTVGTRYDADFATWLTTDCATNDCGTLPDAPSAATVPLCTLGDPRQFDQNCRRDNLAAATGNYSYHFVYLPAGVKQLTITSSGGTGNADLYYGGGSWATTTAYQAKSANAGNGETLTIDNPPAGWVYFSLAAAQGFSGVTLSTQSK encoded by the coding sequence GTGCTCGGCGCGGCCGTCTTCCTCTCGCTCGGCCTGCTCGCTCCGCAGAGCCAGGCCGCCCCCGTCGGCGCCACGGCGCAGGCCGGCCCGAACGCGGCGGGCGCCGCGGCCCCGGCGCCCCGGGCGATCCCGGTCCCCAAGTCGCCGCACGCGATCAGCGACAACCCCCGCTTCCGGCTCTCCTCGCAGGACGGCACGGAGGAGACCGCCCCGCGGCCCGCCCCGGCCGTGAGGCCGAGCAAGACGAGCAAGCTCTCCTCGGCCGCCGCCGCGGACGCCTGCGGAGACCTGTCCGGCGTCGTCAACGCCACCGGCGCCGCCCTGGTCCAGCAGCTCAAGGCCCTCCCGCAGATCACCTGTACCTACCCGCTGTTCAACCTCACCGGGGACGACGCGCGCAAGGCCTTCCGCGAGGCCCAGATGGTGACCGTCGCCAACGCCCTGCGCGACGACGCCGCCACGTACGCGGGCGACAACCGCACCTCCACCGGGCAGCTGGTGATGTTCCTGCGCGCCGGCTACTACGTGCAGGACAACAACGCGGACGTCGTCGGCGCCTACGGCCCGGCGCTGCAGGGCGCGGCCCGCGGCGCGCTCGACGCCTTCTTCGCCGCCCCGCGCAGCAAGGACGTCACCGACGCCAACGGCCAGATCCTCAACGAGGTCGTCACCCTCATCGACAGCACCCACGAGGCGGGCCGCTACGCCCCCGTCGTGAAGTGGATGCTCGCCGGCTACACCGGCAGCTGGCCGGGCCAGATGAACCTCGCCATGCAGCACGTCGAGTGGGTCGTCGAGAACGGCTTCAAGGCCAAGAACGACGCCCGCGGCTGGCGGGCCGCCCTCAAGGCCGACCCCGCCATCCTCGACACCTGGGCCGGCTTCATCACGCGCAACGGCGCCGAGCTCAACCGCCTGGACGTCGTCAGCAACGTCGGCCGCCACCTCGGCTACGCTCTCGACGTCCCCGAGCTCAAGGACCGGGTCCGGCCGCTCCTCAAGGACCTGATCAACCGGTACCCGAACGTCGGCCCCACCGCGCCGATCACCATGAACCTGGGCTGGGCCACCCGCCAGTTCGACAAGGGCAACTGCGCGGCCTACGCCATCTGCGACCTGGGCCAGCGCGTGCTGCCCTCCGTCCTGCCGATCCAGCACACCTGCACCCCGGGCCTCAAGATCCGTGCCCAGGACATGTCGCCCGGCCAGCTGGCGAGCACCTGCACGAGCCTCGTCGAGCAGGACGCCTACTTCCACCGGATCATCGGCGACAAGGGCGCCATCCCCGGTGACGTCAACACCAACCTGGAGGTCGTCGCCTTCGACGACTACACCCAGTACGCGCTGTACGCCTGGGCGATCTACGACATCGACGTCGACAACGGCGGCATGTACGAGGAGGGCAACCCGGCCGTCCCCGGCAACCAGGCCCGCTTCATCGCCCACGAGGCCAGCTGGCTGCGCCCGGCCTTCCAGATCTGGAACCTGAACCACGAGTACACCCACTACCTCGACGGCCGCTTCAACATGTACGGCGACTTCGAGGCCGGCATGACCACGCCGACCATCTGGTGGGTCGAGGGCATCGCCGAGAACATCTCGTACGGCTACCGCAACGAGCGCAACGCCGACGCGATCGCCGAGGCCGCCAAGAAGACGTACAAGCTCAGCGACCTGTTCGACACCGTCTACGGCCAGGAGGAGGACCCCGAGGTCAACTCGAACCGGGTCTACCGCTGGGGCTGGCTCGCGGTCCGCTACATGCTGCAGAAGCACCCCGCGGACGTCCAGACCGTGCTCGGCGCGTACCGCACCGGTGACTGGACCGGCGCCCGCACCTTCCTGAAGCAGACCGTCGGCACCCGCTACGACGCGGACTTCGCGACCTGGCTGACGACCGACTGCGCCACCAACGACTGCGGAACGCTGCCGGACGCCCCGTCGGCCGCCACCGTCCCGCTCTGCACCCTCGGCGACCCCCGCCAGTTCGACCAGAACTGCCGCCGGGACAACCTCGCCGCCGCCACCGGCAACTACAGCTACCACTTCGTGTACCTGCCGGCCGGCGTCAAGCAGCTGACGATCACCAGCAGCGGGGGCACCGGCAACGCCGACCTCTACTACGGCGGCGGCAGCTGGGCCACCACCACCGCCTACCAGGCGAAGTCCGCCAACGCCGGCAACGGGGAGACCCTGACGATCGACAACCCGCCCGCCGGGTGGGTCTACTTCAGCCTCGCCGCCGCCCAGGGCTTCAGCGGCGTGACCCTCTCCACGCAGTCCAAGTGA
- a CDS encoding MupA/Atu3671 family FMN-dependent luciferase-like monooxygenase has translation MDFSLFYFADDSTPDGAAGRYELLLEGARFADRHGFRAVWTPERHFHPFGGLYPNPSVVGAALAMVTSSVAIRAGSVVAPLHHPLRIAEEWSVVDNLSGGRAGVSLASGWHPVDFALGRVPYEDRKRALADGIEGLRGLWRGEELEVLDGNGAPARVRIFPPPVQRELPLWVTSAGDAETFRTAAAARAGVLTHLLHQDVDELAVKIADYRRAAREAHDGWEGHVVLMLHTFLGTGRDEVRATVEGPLSAYLRSSVRLIARSFGALDPDFDVDALEDEDLDFLVARSFDTYFEQRGLFGTVADAKETVERLRGIGVDEIACLIDFGIDTKTVLDGLRHLDAVRAACEAN, from the coding sequence ATGGACTTCAGCCTCTTCTACTTCGCCGACGACAGCACACCGGACGGGGCCGCCGGACGGTACGAACTGCTGCTGGAGGGCGCCCGCTTCGCCGACCGCCACGGCTTCCGCGCCGTGTGGACGCCGGAACGGCACTTCCACCCCTTCGGCGGGCTCTACCCGAACCCCTCCGTCGTGGGCGCCGCCCTGGCCATGGTCACGAGCAGCGTCGCCATCCGCGCCGGGAGCGTCGTCGCGCCCCTCCACCATCCGCTGCGGATCGCCGAGGAGTGGTCGGTCGTCGACAACCTCTCGGGCGGACGGGCCGGGGTGTCCCTCGCCTCCGGCTGGCACCCGGTGGACTTCGCGCTGGGCCGGGTCCCGTACGAGGACCGCAAGCGCGCCCTGGCCGACGGCATCGAGGGGCTCCGCGGGCTGTGGCGGGGGGAGGAGCTGGAGGTCCTGGACGGCAACGGCGCCCCCGCGCGCGTACGGATCTTCCCGCCGCCGGTGCAGCGGGAGCTGCCGCTCTGGGTGACCAGCGCGGGCGACGCGGAGACCTTCCGTACGGCGGCGGCGGCGCGCGCCGGGGTCCTCACCCATCTGCTGCACCAGGACGTCGACGAACTCGCGGTGAAGATCGCCGACTACCGGCGGGCGGCGCGGGAGGCGCACGACGGCTGGGAGGGGCATGTCGTCCTGATGCTGCACACCTTCCTCGGCACCGGCCGGGACGAGGTGCGCGCCACCGTCGAGGGGCCGCTGAGCGCCTACCTCAGGAGCTCGGTCCGGCTCATCGCCCGCTCGTTCGGCGCCCTCGACCCGGACTTCGACGTCGACGCGCTGGAGGACGAGGACCTCGACTTCCTCGTCGCCCGGTCCTTCGACACCTACTTCGAGCAGCGGGGGCTGTTCGGGACGGTGGCGGACGCGAAGGAGACGGTCGAGCGGCTGCGCGGCATCGGCGTGGACGAGATCGCCTGCCTGATCGACTTCGGCATCGACACCAAGACCGTCCTGGACGGGCTGCGCCACCTGGACGCGGTGCGCGCGGCCTGCGAAGCGAACTGA
- a CDS encoding discoidin domain-containing protein — MSAHPPTAPRRHRHSRTTASLLSLGALGTLLAASLTALTAAPAAAAPALLSQGKSVTASSAEGPFAAGAAVDGDLTGTRWASQWSDAQWIQVDLGVRADLSRAVLTWEAAYGKAYDIQVSDDGADWRTAGSVTAGDGGTDDLALSGTGRYVRMNGHTRGTGYGYSLWEFQVYGTPVGGPPAPGGAVRVTGGQGDWQLTAGGQPYTVKGVTWGPSVADAARHMPDVKAMGVNTIRTWGTDGTTKPLLDTAAAHGIRVINGFWLQPGGGPGSGGCVNYVTDTAYKSAMLAEFARWVETYRSHPATLMWNVGNESVLGLQNCFGGAELEAQRDAYTSFVNEVARRIHAIDPDHPVTSTDAWTGAWPYYRRNAPDLDLYSMNAYGDVCRVRQDWTDGGYTKPYLITETGPAGEWETPKDANGVAEEPTDVQKAEGYTRAWNCVTGHRGVALGATVFHYGTEHDFGGVWFNLVPDGLKRLSYYAVKKAYTGSTSGDNTPPVISGMSVTPSGSAPAGGEFTVRADVRDPDGDPVSTRIFLSGNYANGDKRLVEAARRALPDGSFAVTAPEKLGVWKVYVQAEDGHGNAGIEARSVRVVAPPVTGTNLALGRPTTASSSQASYGDCPCPPERATDGNAGTRWASDWSDPQWIRVDLGSVRSFRRLQLVWDPAYARAYEVQVSDDGANWRTVHTTSDGNGDVDTIDAAATARYVRLQLTARGTGWGYSLYELGIYA, encoded by the coding sequence ATGTCCGCGCACCCTCCGACGGCACCACGTCGTCACCGGCACTCCCGCACGACCGCCTCCCTCCTCTCCCTCGGTGCCCTCGGCACCCTGCTCGCCGCCTCCCTCACCGCGCTCACCGCCGCCCCCGCCGCCGCGGCCCCCGCCCTCCTCTCCCAGGGAAAGAGCGTCACCGCCTCCTCCGCGGAGGGCCCCTTCGCCGCGGGCGCCGCCGTGGACGGCGACCTCACCGGCACCCGCTGGGCCAGCCAGTGGAGCGACGCCCAGTGGATCCAGGTCGACCTCGGCGTCCGTGCCGACCTCAGCAGGGCCGTCCTGACCTGGGAGGCCGCCTACGGCAAGGCGTACGACATCCAGGTCTCCGACGACGGCGCGGACTGGCGCACGGCGGGCTCCGTGACCGCCGGCGACGGCGGCACCGACGACCTCGCGCTCTCCGGAACCGGCCGCTACGTCCGGATGAACGGGCACACCCGGGGCACCGGATACGGCTACTCCCTCTGGGAGTTCCAGGTCTACGGCACCCCTGTCGGCGGGCCGCCCGCACCCGGCGGCGCCGTCCGCGTCACCGGCGGCCAGGGCGACTGGCAGCTCACGGCCGGCGGCCAGCCGTACACCGTCAAGGGCGTCACCTGGGGCCCGTCCGTCGCCGACGCGGCCCGCCACATGCCCGACGTGAAGGCCATGGGCGTCAACACCATCCGCACCTGGGGCACCGACGGCACCACCAAGCCCCTGCTGGACACGGCGGCCGCCCACGGCATCCGCGTGATCAACGGCTTCTGGCTCCAGCCGGGCGGCGGCCCGGGCTCCGGCGGCTGCGTGAACTACGTGACCGACACCGCGTACAAGAGCGCCATGCTCGCGGAGTTCGCCCGCTGGGTCGAGACCTACCGGTCCCACCCCGCGACGCTGATGTGGAACGTGGGCAACGAGTCCGTCCTCGGCCTCCAGAACTGTTTCGGCGGCGCCGAGCTGGAGGCCCAGCGCGACGCGTACACCTCGTTCGTCAACGAGGTCGCCCGGCGGATCCACGCGATCGATCCCGACCACCCCGTGACCTCCACGGACGCCTGGACGGGGGCCTGGCCGTACTACCGGCGCAACGCGCCCGACCTGGACCTGTACTCGATGAACGCCTACGGCGACGTCTGCCGCGTGCGGCAGGACTGGACCGACGGCGGCTACACCAAGCCGTACCTCATCACCGAGACCGGCCCCGCCGGTGAATGGGAGACCCCGAAGGACGCCAACGGCGTCGCCGAGGAGCCCACGGACGTCCAGAAGGCGGAGGGGTACACCCGCGCCTGGAACTGCGTCACCGGGCACCGGGGCGTCGCCCTGGGCGCCACGGTCTTCCACTACGGGACGGAGCACGACTTCGGCGGCGTCTGGTTCAACCTCGTGCCCGACGGGCTCAAGCGGCTCTCGTACTACGCGGTGAAGAAGGCGTACACCGGCTCCACGTCCGGCGACAACACCCCTCCGGTGATCTCCGGCATGAGCGTCACGCCCTCCGGCTCCGCCCCGGCGGGCGGCGAGTTCACGGTCCGCGCCGACGTCCGCGACCCGGACGGCGATCCGGTCTCCACCCGGATCTTCCTCAGCGGGAACTACGCCAACGGCGACAAGCGGCTCGTCGAGGCCGCCCGGCGCGCCCTCCCGGACGGCTCGTTCGCCGTGACCGCGCCGGAGAAGCTGGGCGTGTGGAAGGTGTACGTCCAGGCCGAGGACGGGCACGGCAACGCCGGCATCGAGGCCCGGTCGGTCCGGGTCGTCGCCCCGCCCGTCACCGGCACGAACCTCGCCCTGGGCCGGCCCACCACCGCCTCCTCCTCGCAGGCCTCGTACGGCGACTGCCCCTGCCCGCCCGAGCGGGCCACCGACGGGAACGCCGGCACCCGCTGGGCCAGCGACTGGAGCGACCCGCAGTGGATCCGGGTCGACCTCGGCTCCGTGCGCTCCTTCCGGCGGCTCCAGCTGGTCTGGGACCCGGCCTACGCCCGCGCCTACGAGGTCCAGGTGTCCGACGACGGCGCGAACTGGCGCACCGTCCACACCACGTCCGACGGGAACGGCGACGTCGACACGATCGACGCCGCCGCGACCGCCCGGTACGTACGGCTCCAGCTCACCGCCCGCGGCACCGGCTGGGGCTACTCGCTGTACGAGCTCGGCATCTACGCCTGA
- a CDS encoding DUF1996 domain-containing protein, with product MRIRGRTLSALLLATALGVSTLAVDAVTAAPGPVAGGVPAAAAPHLGHVMAASALPSGDDPDGDGYIPADPPVTGVTPSQAVPPPAYFHEFQANCAAGHTAPDDPIVYPGQPGASHDHTFLGNTTTNAHSVTATLVDRPTTCNAPADASAYWMPSLFDGDRKVLPVGPQVIYYKAGVTDYRSVRPFPRGLRFVVGSPTQSAEEFRAHEGWVEGWECGDSYKNVDFPARCPAGTQLNLRMQAPSCWNGLYLDTPDHRSHMAYPVVKPGTNDDVCPPSHPVAVPMIEFKMAFPVSGDMARVRLSSGPGHSFHYDFFNAWEDRTLKALVDHCVVGGLQCDTRGYDQNHPERGAVLNADHRLP from the coding sequence ATGAGAATCCGCGGCCGGACCCTGTCCGCCTTACTGCTCGCCACCGCCCTCGGCGTGTCCACCCTCGCCGTCGACGCCGTCACCGCCGCCCCCGGTCCCGTGGCCGGCGGCGTCCCGGCGGCCGCCGCCCCGCACCTGGGGCACGTCATGGCGGCCTCCGCCCTGCCCTCCGGGGACGACCCCGACGGCGACGGCTACATCCCCGCGGACCCGCCCGTCACCGGGGTCACCCCGTCCCAGGCCGTGCCGCCGCCGGCCTACTTCCACGAGTTCCAGGCCAACTGCGCCGCCGGCCACACCGCCCCGGACGACCCGATCGTCTACCCCGGGCAGCCCGGCGCCTCGCACGACCACACCTTCCTGGGCAACACCACGACGAACGCCCACTCCGTCACCGCGACGCTCGTCGACCGCCCGACCACCTGCAACGCGCCGGCCGACGCCTCCGCGTACTGGATGCCCTCGCTGTTCGACGGCGACCGCAAGGTCCTCCCCGTCGGCCCGCAGGTCATCTACTACAAGGCGGGGGTCACCGACTACCGGAGCGTCCGCCCCTTCCCCCGGGGGCTGCGGTTCGTCGTCGGCAGCCCGACCCAGTCCGCCGAGGAGTTCCGCGCCCATGAAGGCTGGGTCGAGGGCTGGGAGTGCGGGGACAGCTACAAGAACGTCGACTTCCCGGCCCGCTGTCCGGCCGGGACCCAGCTCAACCTCCGCATGCAGGCGCCGAGCTGCTGGAACGGGCTGTACCTCGACACCCCCGACCACAGGAGCCACATGGCGTACCCCGTCGTCAAGCCCGGCACCAACGACGACGTCTGCCCGCCCTCGCACCCCGTGGCCGTGCCCATGATCGAGTTCAAGATGGCCTTCCCCGTCTCCGGCGACATGGCGCGGGTGAGGCTCTCCAGCGGCCCCGGCCACTCCTTCCACTACGACTTCTTCAACGCCTGGGAGGACCGCACCCTGAAGGCGCTCGTCGACCACTGCGTGGTGGGCGGGCTCCAGTGCGACACGCGCGGCTACGACCAGAACCACCCCGAACGCGGTGCCGTCCTGAACGCCGACCACCGCCTGCCCTGA